The stretch of DNA ACACAGACTTTGCATGTTTGCTGCTGAATTGAACAGAAAGCATCGAGGTAGCACACTGTCAAATGCCTTGATCTGAAAAGAACAAACATCTTTCTGTTCATATGTCAGTGGCAAGGGTAATCACAAAATCCTTTCTAACACAAGTGGACTGGACAATTCAGTGTCCCCATGTGTCCAGGGAGCAGAGCAAGACAAATGTGATGAGCACATTATAGTCTCTCCACAAACAGAGTAGGAGATTATCAGTAAAGTACACTTACAATTTGTATATAAAAGCCCTCTTCATTCTTGGAGAAGTTTCTGAGAAAGCAAAAATTGCCTTGAAGCACTCCAACTTTTTCTAGTGCCCACTATGTGACAGATGTTTTCagatacagttcagttcaattcagtctctcagttgtgtatgactctttatgaccccatggactgcaacactccaggattccctgtccatcaccaattcccagagtttattcaaactcatgtccatcaagtcgatgatgccatccaactatctcatcctctgtcatcgccttctcccagTTTTCTAAATGACACTGTAAATCTTAGCAGGGAAGGGTCACCTTTGGTCACTAAATAGTACCATTCTGCACTTACTTTTAGAGTAGTCTCAATCCACTGagacttctcttcttccttttgctGCATGGTCAAAAATCACAACTAGTGAGCCTCTGCTGCCCATCACCTGATGAACATGCCTGAACGCTTGTACAGGTGTCTTTAGGCACAGTGGAAAACCAGGGTTTTCCTCTGAGGCAGATACAGACAAGAGTCAGGAAaattatggtatttttttttttcttttttcttctgaaaggtGGCATGTCTCCTGGGGAGACACTTTCTGCATTTTTGGTAGACTGAATAATTGCTCCATGAAGATGCCCATACCCTTATCTctgaaacctgtgaatatgttatgtTACATGGCCAAAGGCACTTTGCAGATTTGGTAAGGTTATGCAACCAACTTTCAAATAAAGATACTGGATTACCTGGATAGACCAAATCTAATAACATGACACCTAACAAGCAGAGAACTTTCTCTGGCTTGCTGCAGAAGAGAGATGCAGCAGACAGGGAAGTTAGAGAAATGCCAGGCATGAGAAGGATTCAGTTTAATTGCTGACTCAAAATATATGGGCCCACATGTGAGGACTGGGGAGAGGCCTGGAGAAACTATGGCAGGTCCAGCTAACAGCCAGCAAGGAAATAGGGCCTTGGTATTATTATCACAAAGAACTAGATTCTGCCAAAACCTGAATGGTTTTGGAAGGAAATTCTTCCCAGAACACTTAAGGAGCGGTCTGGCAGCTGAAAGCTTAACTTGGGCCTTGTGAAACCCAGAACAGAGAAACCAGCAGAAGCAACTTGGATTTCTCACTCACAGACATGTGAGATCATAAATGTGTCTTGTTGTTGACTGCTAAATCTGTGGCAATTTGTGGAATACTAGCATAACCTCCTGGAAGGGCTACAGGGTCTGTTAGAATCCAGTCTCTGCAGATGGTTGTGACACAGTGACTTCCTTGGTCCTTCATCCACCACTTATAAGGGAAGCTTTGGTTCTTGGCCAGTTAGTTAAGCTTACTCATCAGTGTGCAGATTCAGTGGCCagtctcaaatgagtcagtagaTTAAATTCTGTGTTTTTTCTAACCTCATCTGCCTTCTAAAaccttattttgttgtttagtctaagttgtgtctgactctttgcaacctcatggactgcagtgcaccaggcttttgtcctttactgtctctgGAAGAACCAGAAGATCCTGTGCCTAATCTACTCATAAGCCAATTTGGAGAAAAAACTTTGAGTATGGTGGAAGCACCCAGAGCAGATGAGCAGACTTCTAAACTTCACCTCCACGCTTAACAATAGTGCTTGGGGCTGCCGCTTTCGGAGAGATTCCATGCTGAGGATGGGACAGATAGGGGATGTCTGCACGGAGTTGGAATGCTCTAAATCAGGGGAAAGGTGGGTgattctgggctttctgttccaCTGGGAGCAGAGTACAGTCTTACAAAAGGAAGCAGGGGAGAGCTAGACAGTAGGTCAGGATCCAGATACGGACATAAGCGTACACTGGGGAAAACTCGGGAAGCGTCATGTCATTTGGAAAGGGCTGGATCTGGTACCATGTCTTTTTGTATTTCCCAGGAGATACCATACAGCAATGAGAAGAGACATGAATTAAAAGATAGGAAGTTGGCCTCAGGTTGTGAGTGGTGGAACAGTGTAGGCTGTAGAGGAATTCAGATCAGGGTGCtagtcccagctctgtcacttacatGCCAGGTGAACtgaagaaaatagcaaaattctgtgAGCCTTagattcttcatctgtgaaatggatttGATAAGTAGTCTTCTTGCTCTTGGTTCACATACATTCATGTAAATAGGAATATTGGAATGTGACTTATATAAGACACTGGCACAGTATCTGGCATGCATTGATTGGATTTTGCTAAATTTTAGTTATTACTGTAGTTATTTTCCCCCTAAAACCTACAGACCCCCCgtttttttccttaaatccaGGAAATAACATAGAATTTGTAGCTCTCTAGGATATGGCACAAGAAATCAGCCAATATGTTGTCTAGCATGTTAAACTAAGTTACTtgctatataatttttcttaggCTATTTATTTCTGGTGTGGGTGATTCTACCCAGTTTGATACAACTCAAAACTCCTGGAATTtgtgtcagagtttatttccaTCCCTCCCTTGTATCTTCCCTTCCATCCCAGATACTTGTCTTTGCAATTATTTTACCTCCATCACAAATCTAGTTCTTAAAGAGTTTACCAAATTACATTCCAGAGAACTTAATTAAAATGTCCATTTATTGGATGGACTATGTCTCTCCCAGCCCAGGGCAAAGACTGCCAGCACAGTGGCTTCAGAGCATCCCACCTCATATAAAACCACTAAACccactatgcatgcatgctcagtcactaagtcatatccgactctttgtaaccccagggactatagcccaccaggctcctttgtccatgggattctccaggcatactcgagtgggtagccatgcccttctccagggaatcttcgtcacccagggatcaaacccgagtctcctgcattgcaggcagattctttaccatctgagtcaccagggaagccccacctcatATAAGTAACACAGTTGTTATAATATACACAAATCACCTATTTTGTGGACTGTGTTCTCCCACACTGGAAAAAGAACACCGGACCTCTTCCATTCCTGCCCCAGGTGAAGATTGCTCTGCTTTGTACATGATCTTGAAGTAAGTGCTAAAAGCAGCTTTCTATTCCAGGCTTTAGTCTTTTAATCTGAGACAGAGCATCTGAGATTTTAGTCTCTGCCtaccactcagactcacgtgacCCACCACCCAGCTTAATTAAAATTACCTCCCACTGAAGGACTTGCAGTTTCCCAAGGTCTCAAACCCCTTTGCCACAGGGTATTTAGACTACTCATGATTAAAACCCCCAAGTCCTCACACCATCTTTTGACTTGTCCTTTTAGTTGTAGGGGATATCTTACAATATTCCTTACACCATAGCTGCTCCAAGACTTTAAAATTCTATAAGAAGGAATGGTTCTTGTTCACCTTAGTATTCCCCATACTAACAGGGAGCTTTGCAAAGATTAGATGTCTAATTATTGTTGGAGACAAAAAAATGGGCCACTGAAAAAGAAGTctatttattacaatattatttctgctACGTTCTTGAATAAGCTAAATATATccagcttttctctctctctctctctctctatatatatatatatatatatatatatatatatcatcttatgaaacaacaaactaaaagtaataaatgaaaccaagaatttttatctttattaatttCTTGACCACAACTATTACAATGCTGAGTTTTTCATATTTCCGAAGTAATGCTTCATCCATTGCCATGTTATCATATTCCAAATTACTAAGTAAGGTAGAACTTTTCCAgttatacaaaataataaaactcttACTCTTAGATCTCACCCATAGCATCAGTGTTTGAACAATATCACTCAGAAATCTGGATTACAAAGCTACTTAAATCTTCTATTAAAaggaacaatatttttaaaactttccaagATATTGCATAgaacacaaaaacacaaatatgttATGCACAGTATTGTCTGCAGCCCCGCCCCAACCTTCTACTACTTAGAACGTGAACTTCTTTTTAACAACAAAGTAAGGAATCTGCCTCAAACTCTCTTGGAGCGGGAGGAACTTTTGGCTATGGCACTGGAGCGGGCCTTGGCCAGGGCAGCAACACGAGCCTTGGCTAAAGCTCTTGCTTGGGCTCGCTCTTCCTCATCTCTCAAAGCCTCCTCATATAAGGATGGGAAGGCAGTGGGGACCATATTATGAATCTTAGCTGTAAACTCTAGCACTTTCATCTTGGTGGTTTCAGCGTGGGCTCTTGAGCCCCACAGGAACTCATAGCATGGAGGATCACTATTGGCCACCTGGCGGTACACTAGGTACTTCTGCTGCACTAAATCTTTGGTAATGAGCTTCTTAGGCTCCCCAAAAATGAAGTGCTTCCTCCCGCTAAATAACCCCATCACATTCAGGGTTTGCCAGACTCGCTCCTCACTAACACAATTGCCATGCATGAAGATCACACCCAGAACAGCCATCAGCAGGCCTGTCTTGGGAATCTCGATCCGATTCAGCAGCCTTGCATCGCAGCTTACTTCCATTTTGTTGACAAGGATGTAGATGTGCCGGTAGGGATCCACTTCCTTCAGGTCAAGGCCAAAGATCATCTCCATGTGCTCAGCAGCTCTCTGCAGGATCTCAAGGTAGTGATTCCTATACATCTGGATCACTTCTCTCAGCATTTCTGCCTTGCTAATAAGCTCTTTCATATTATACTTATACAGCAGATAATACACCATTATAACCACCTTCTCATCTATATTGCCTCTTTGGATGGACTCAGTGGAAGTACTTGTGGCTCTCTGAAGACCCTGTGGATTGCAATATGACCAAGCAATAAGTGAACTTTAGGAAATAGCTTTGCAAGAGGATAAAGAGGAAGGGAACTCTTCTCCCACTCCCACAATGGCCTGAGCACCTACCAGATTCTGGGGCTCAACTTGGGCCTGCTGGCGTCTCTCACGGGCACGATGCTTACTATTCTTACCCCGAGGCATGATGACTTCCAACGAAGGCAGCAGGCAAGTGGGCAGGTGACTCAGTGACCTAAAGGAAAGATGAGATTGCTGGGCCATGTCAACAGGTAGATAGATACCGTCTAGGCCTCTACTGAAGGCCGGGTCTACAAGTTTCCTTGAGGGCAATGTCCTGCAAGCCCCTTATTCTCTCATTTGCCCCTGCCCTGAGGACTCGCTGGATATAACCAAGGTGTGCTTTAGCTCCTACTTCCCAGATCCACCTGGGGCTCACTGGGGCTTAGAACAGTGGCTCTGTTCTGAGTTAGGGAACAGAAAGTCATCACTTCACTTTTGGCAAGACCTGACGTTCCTGTGTTCTACTGGTCTGATGTTGTCCCCTTATTTCAAATTCCTTATCACTCTGAGACCCCAGAAGTGGAAATGAGCAGAACTTCATTGGACTACCCTTGCCTGGGGATGCACAGGGAAGAAAGAGCCAGCAGAGCTTTGTGGGAccctctccatctttgggtgaTTAGGGATCTCAGTCCTCGCTCAGTGCCCTCACTTTGGATTCTGGCAGGGCCTGAGACTCCTCCCTCTGCTGACATGAGACCAATACTCAAACGCAAACCCTCAAATCCCTGAAAGGCCTGAGGAAGTGGTTAGGGACGCCCCAGTCTAACTCATCTGCCCGAGGTACCGTCGGGGATAATGGCCTGGATAggattctctgtgacccccacTGTTCATGACCCCCACTGTTCAGAGGCAGGTGGTTCTTGCAGTCCTTACTCGGGGCCCTCACAGAGACTGTTGGAAAAGCTTGGATTGCCTCCCTTGAAAAGACCACGTGGCCGCCATCTTGGACCAAGCTCTGCCTTGCAGAGACCTCCCGAGGAGCACGCGAGGGTATGCCTCGGCCTCACCCCCTTACCCGAGGCGGCCCCGGGCTGACAGCAGTGGAGGGGCTTGGTGAGGCCCGCTTGGTCATGGGGCAGGTGTTCCGGAGACCTCACCCGGCACCTGCACCGTAAAATGCCGAAGGGCCAGAAAGTTCCTCCCTTTCCTGCCCCAGGTACCGTCGGGGATAATGGCCTGGATAggattctctgtgacccccacTGTTCAGAGGCAGGTGGTTCCTGCAGTCCTCACTCGGGGCCCTCACAGACACTGTTGGAAAAGCTTGGATTGCCTCCCTTGAAAGGACCACGTGGCCGCCATCTTGGACCAGGCTCTGCCTTGCAGAGACCGCCCGAGGAGCACGCGAGGGTATACCTCGGCCTCACCCCCTTACCCGAGGCGGCCCCGGGCTGACAGCAGTGGAGGGGCTTGGTGAGGCCCGCTTGGTCATGGGGTAGGTGTTCCGGAGACCTCACCCGGCACCTGCACCGTAAAATGCCGAAGGGCCAGAAAGTTCCTCCCTTTCCTGCCCCAGGTACCGTCGGGGATAATGGCCTGAATAggattctctgtgacccccacTGTTCAGAGGCAGGTGGTTCCTGCAGTCCTTACTTGGGGCCCTCACAGACACTGTTGGAAAAGCTTGGATTGCCTCCCTTGAAAGGACCACGTGGCCGCCATCTTGGACCAGGCTCTGCCTTGCAGAGACCGCCCGAGGAGCACGCGAGGGTATGCCTCGGCCTCACCCCCTTACCCGAGGTGGCCCTGGGCTGACAGCAGTGGAGGGGCTTGGTGAGGCCCGCTTCGTCGTGGGGCAGGTGTTCTGGAGACCTCACCCGGCAACTGCACCGTAAAATGCCGAAAGGCCAGGAAGCTCCTC from Bos mutus isolate GX-2022 chromosome X, NWIPB_WYAK_1.1, whole genome shotgun sequence encodes:
- the LOC102272438 gene encoding melanoma-associated antigen B10; the protein is MPRGKNSKHRARERRQQAQVEPQNLGLQRATSTSTESIQRGNIDEKVVIMVYYLLYKYNMKELISKAEMLREVIQMYRNHYLEILQRAAEHMEMIFGLDLKEVDPYRHIYILVNKMEVSCDARLLNRIEIPKTGLLMAVLGVIFMHGNCVSEERVWQTLNVMGLFSGRKHFIFGEPKKLITKDLVQQKYLVYRQVANSDPPCYEFLWGSRAHAETTKMKVLEFTAKIHNMVPTAFPSLYEEALRDEEERAQARALAKARVAALAKARSSAIAKSSSRSKRV